GGCTCATGTTTTAAAATCTAACCCGAATTACCCGATTGGATACTCAattaaaaagggaaaagggGGGAGGGGGTTGTTTATTGAGAAACCCATTGAACTCTTCTCTCTTTAGTTCAAATGTTTACTCctccaaattttttgaaaaacccATTTAACACTTCTCTTTTTAGTCCTTCCGTTTTCTCTTACAAGAAGAATCAAAAGTCGTTGCCGTCGACCAATTGATCACGAGTAAGTCGACCCTCCTATCCCAAGTTGTCCTTTGagggttctttttttttttttctcgtatatttttcacaaatttatatgtgAAATGATTTGAGACTTTGAATCTTAGATAAATGGAATTTGGCCATCTCGGTGCATAATATAATAGTCCAAgaacaatatcaaatatctgCAACTAAATTACTCAGCTTTTCATGTTGTTTCTAGTTTGTTCTAGTCATTTAGGTCGAAAGCACGGATATGATATGTGTGTTGTAGGCTTGTGGTTGTGggtattttttctttactaAATCAACAGATTTCATTACATGATATAAACTATTacattatgtttttattaggCTAGGTTAtctttgaaattatttgaatattggAAATTGCTATATCTGATGGTTGTCATCTCATTACTGGAGtccttcatatatatataccgaccataattatttatgttttaccTATCAATTTGCTTTAAATGCATGGCTTTGAAATGTTATTGATGTTTCATTAGATTGCTTTAAAGCTACTTAACTTTTGATCGAgacttgtttcttttttggttttatttcaTTCTAGATGTTAAATTCTCAATCTCAATCTTGTAGACTTATCAGATGCTCAAGGCACAAACATTGTTCAAACCAGGTCAATGGTCATCATGTTGATAATCTTGACTTTGAGCATGGTTGTGATATTGATAAGGGTATGGGTATGTCAGGGAATGATGATGACATTCTACTTAATTctaagaaaagataaaagagaGCAGTGACTTCTAGATCACTTTGGTAggatcattttcataaatttcattgtgaaaaagataaagttCAAAAGACTAGATGCATGTATTATAGTGGAAAAACCAAAGCCGATCCAAAATTACATGGAACCAGGCTTCTGAAGAACCACTTCGAATCCTGCAAGAATAAACCTCATAAAATTTCCACAAATCAAGCTAGATTGTCTTTTCAATCAACTCGTTTAGGCAAGAGAGAGCCCATCTTGTTAATTAGAAATTTGATCAAGAGAAAATTAGAGAAGTTTTATCTTACGTGTTGGTTGCAGATGAGCTCCCATTTAAAATGGTCGAGAATCCCGGATTTAGACATTTCATGCATGTAGCTTGTCCAATGTTTGCTATTCCATAAAAAAGgacaataacaaaagaaaattttcgtATGTATGTAAATGAAAgagcaaaattgaaattatttattaaaaatcatgcTCAAAGGGCTTGATTGATTTTCAAAGCCACAGTTGATTTTTTGTCACCGAGAGGCTAATCGGGTGGCATATATTTTGGTTAAGAAAGCTACGGGTTCGAATATGAAACTTTTACCTATGATACatgctttgaatttttttaaaaatattttacattcgAATAtgtattgtaattttgtacgTAAAGTCACCCACAAACATATACTAGAACTTATTATTCTACAAATACTTTCTTAaacattcaaatatttcaaaaaaaaaaaaaagaaaatcctcCTTTTGgacttaaatatttatataagaatcaaatttactaaataatcAAAACATCATCCTCACTTAAAATGATTGAAAGTTCATAACTTGAAAACCAAAACACTAGAACGTGAATCCACATTGTTATTATGAGGATAAAACGTGCAACGGCACAAACGCGTTCTCATCAATCAAGGAGAAAGATAAGAGATTAGTTTAGTAATCGTGTTCTTGGGAGTCGGGAGCAATAAACAAGCAGGACCCACCCTAGAAGTTCGAACCGCGTGTCGGGctgtaagaaaaaaatttataaaattatcattttctcATTTGGTGTTGCATATTCTACGGCCCCGTCAACGCCATTCCTCTGCCGTCGGCTTCTTAAGTTCTAAGCCCTTTTCAAGTTTGAACTCAGTATCCATATTTCTCATTCGatttttctcatatatttcttgaaaCAGCAGCTGCCATGTCGGTGAGTAGATGCATCGACTTCGTTTTGCTGGTCTTTATGTCTTTGTTTTTTGATTGCTTGCTTGTCTTCGTGGTATGAAATATTGGGgttttttgattttgtgttACTGATTGCTGTGTAGTGTACTTCGATTTGATTGGTGTAGAATCTGTTGATCTGTTTGAGGTTTTTGCTTGGGTTTGGTGGAGTGTCTTATGCATTTGGAAATTGTGGAATTTTATATACCTGAGTCAGGTGTTCTGtgaatgtaaatttatttatttgtctcCTGAAGTAAATTGAAGTGATTGACGGCGAGGTATATGCGAGTGCAATTTGGATCCACTCATACAGACTAACACCGATATAGATTTGCAGGATCTGGGTGTGTTTAGTGAATGTGTGATAGTCTTTTTTGGTCTGGATTACTCGAATCACTGAAATATGCTATTGTCATATTGCTTTCCTTTTGACCAAGGGGGGCTAATGCATTAAATCTGGGGTTCATATAGAGCAAAAGAAAGTCAGAATTAAGGAAGCGGTGGCTAGGAAAACCACTCTAGTATATTTATGTCTACCACCTCCGTTCATTACCTCAAGTGAAGCAGAAATCCCGCATTCCGCACTTACCTACACTTGATGATATTTGGAATTTATACACGATAAAcacatgattttttaataaagaaagcaTTATCTCTACAAGATAGTGTAAGCTAAGTTGGTTGGTGTACTATATAGACCTAACATCCTTTGATTTGAAGGTGCTTTTGATTTCAGTGAGTCCCATGGATGTAAATCTTGTTGTGTtcatatcatgatttttaagtgATCAACAAAAGAGCATTATTTGTTGTGTATAAACTATAAATGCAAATTGCTTTCTATCACAAAGATGTTCTGTAAAGTATTCAACGACATGGAGCTAGCAATAAGATATCTATAAATGGTCACCACCCATATTCTTGTATAAGAATCCATAATAgaactatttaaaattttccattatCCAAGTCAAACCTTAGGTGTGGATTATGGAGAGATTCTTTATAAGTTGGTGGTGGTATCCTATGTTAAAGGTAAGCTGGAGGTTTAATTGCCCTCCATGATTGCTGAACTGTACTACATCCAAATTATTTGATGCCTATGATATGTAACATTTTGGATTCACAAAGCCATTGTCACATGTAATGTTGACACACATCCCTTCTTGTATATTAGTGTCCCTTGTTTGTGTACATTCTTAAACTAGTGAAAGGTATATGTGTTGTGCTGGTCACAAATGCTCTTACAAGCATATTAAGTTTGTATAtagtgttaaatataatttatgaatcatgaaatgttttatttattgtaacaaAAACTATGAATAAACAACAATAAGATATATTAGTACTGTATTCAAATTCTTAAAGTtattgagattaatatatttgcACTATTGGAATAATTTCGTGCTtttgatgtagttaataataacttGGTTGAAATTACTTCTATGATCAAGAGATTTACTTACTCATGTATATctatgcttattttattttttaatttttcattttatttagttCTTCTCGATTCTTAgtgcatataattatatgtacaaatatatcCAGACATAGAAAACGTACTAGATATGCACAAATTTTTTCTGGCATTTGCGCTTtctttttagaataatattttttcttgaatctaCTCGTCAATTTCTTCTAGTaggtaattttttcattaaaaagtTCTATGTACTACGagattgacaattttaaatttatacttgtAGTTTGAAGAGCATTGTATGCGTGTAAAacttttgttatgtttttcatattttgacaaaatgtTTGGTTCTTACAATCATTCTTAACTTAGCTAGACTCTATTATTATATTCCTTATATTGATCTTAattcatgaataattaaacttttatcTTTCACTTTTGAACTTGCGTTGTTTGTAACAAAAGGCAGttgttatattgataataCTTCTACAGTTCTACTGCAAATGTGTTGTTATTATGGTTTCTTTGTTGCATGAATGactcaaataatatatagaaaagaaattctGCTTTTGtactaccaaaaaaaaaaaaaaaaaaaaaaaaaaaaaaaaaaaatgttgcaTGAATGactcaaataatatatagaaaagaaattctGCTTTTttactaccaaaaaaaaaaaaaaaaaaaaagaatagaacaAAATTGGTATTCGAGCTAATTAGTTTATAAGTCTAACTTAAAGTTTTCCTTAAACTAAGTTTTTCCATAAATTATCTTAACGAATCATATTATAGGTTGCAGTTCATGCGCACTCTATGtgaaaaaagttataaacagattaattttttaatgctatcattttttacttatctaagtatatttatttaaagtaaTATGAGTATTACTTTTAATAAGTCtgatttaaaatcttaaaaataattttattatcagtTTTACGCCTTACAGTCCATTACTTAACCAAgtttaacttatttttgactaaattcaagtcatatgaacgtaattatattctttatatttttgtcctcTCTAGAAGTTAAGAAACATGAAAGAGATCAAGCTTATATGCTTTGTAGCactacacatatatgtatataaagatATAGTGATGTCtagcatatataatatacaaatataaatgtatgttAGGTATATGCATTTCTCAAAACAAAATGATGTCAAggcatatataaaaattgaaatagaaaaccaattagaaatttagtaattctaGAAATGACTTTATGTAGTCCAATGAAtatcataaaatcaaataatatgaaatttaagaatatcaaactttcatactaatacaaattattatcttaaaatattatcaaagtCAAGATTTAAGTTAgttataagattaatttagGCAAATACCAACAAAAGTATACTATCAGAGCAAACTTAGTCTAATAAAAAGTAGATATCGCTATTTACCTAATGATGTCTACCTATTTTGATGTTTTAGATCAAAACAGTCAAGGTCAGCAATCTCTCTTTGGGGGCATCCGAGCGTGACATCAAAGagttcttctctttttctggtGATATCGAATATGTTGAGATGCGAAGGTTACTTTAATCGGTTTGGTGTTTCCTTCTCTTTGAGTATACGCATGCTCATACTGACTATAAATTTCCTATGCTTATGCAGTGATACTGAGAGGTGTCAACTTGCATTTGTTACCTTCAAGGATGCACAGGGAGCAGAGACAGCAGTTCTTCTTTCGGtgattttctctctcttatgATTCCTTAATTCTACTTCACCTGTGTTCTTTTCGGATGGTTGCATTTTGCTTTTCTCGTCATCCTTGTCAAATTTGTATTTCTTCTAATGATATGACTCCTACAACTTTtgtctaatatatttttgtgaagGTTTGTCTTTTCGattcattttgtttatgttaTCTTGCTTTCTATTGTCataattctcaaaattaatattatgattttcttgCTTCTGCTTGGTATctttaatttcatttgaagGAAGGGATAGGCGGATATCTCAGTAATGTGGAAACACTGTTTTATTTGTTCCTGAAACTAGAGTTTGTTCACATTATGATGATTGTATCGTGAATCCTTCTTGGAAAAAGAACCGTAAGAAATGgggaaataaaattactattttgatATGAAGAATAGTACATTCTGGGTGAGCTAAAGATAAACTCCTGTGACGCGATACCCAAAGTCTTAAATGACCATAAATTTAACTGTTGTTATCTTGCTCTTGAATCAACGCCTTCGAAATGCATATGATGTGTTACAAAAGCTTCATACCAGAAAATAAGAAgtcagtaaaattattttctaggaCAAATCACtgtttatcaatatttaacttaattttataattgggACAAGGGATAAATTAATCTTGGGCAATATGTCTTTTGGTTGAAGCTCAACTTTTGTAGTGTAAGTAGGAATTAAGATTATCTTCAAGGTATAGGAATTGGTAAGTGATAATGATGATCTATGTGCTACTTGTTCAAGCATGTATTAAGTCATTAGTTATGACTTCAAGTTGTGCTCAGAGATATTTTAGAGATAATTCATTATCATGGACTCCGGATTGAAAAGGTAGTAACCAAGGATAGttatttcaatcttttttttacctgccacccccccccaaaaaaaaaaaaaaaaaaaactttcgcATAAATGTTCAAAACAAGTGAGCCCACAGTACCGCTTTCCTTATTGTGAACTGATTTGAAGTTGGGTGACCTAGAGTACTAGAAACCGTGCACAATATCATCATCTATGACCAACTTAAGTTAGATAAAAGTGCCATGAGGGCAATCAATAGAGTTGCATATATGCCTCTGTGAACTGTATTACATTTGCCTTTTAGAGAATCATGACAACCATTTTGAGGTCCTTCTCTTGTTATTTGTGTAtggaaaatttaaatctatTAACTGACAAATAATTTCCAATAACCTTGTATCATTGACCCATAAGTTATGTTCCATTTCTTTGCTAATGGTTCACAAATTAACTCAATGACTTAATACCTGGAATGTTAGTTCAATCTTGAATGTCACCTTACCTTTGTTGCTTTGCAATCTTATTTTCGAAAGTGTTTCTCCTatattcatgaaaaattaatgattttaatGTCTAAGGATGAACTTCTTTCCATCTCCTATGAGGTATTTTCTATGTTTCTATAGGTTGCTATTAACACATCTTTGAAAAACgcaattttgttttacaaatATCTTGAACATAGCTAGCATgcaattctaatttattagaCTTTTTCATATCAATTTTAGGGTGCAACCATTGTGGACATGACCGTGGATATTGCTCTGGACCCAGATTACAAGCTCCCTCCAGCTGCCTCTGCACCACTCTTGGtaatatattcttaaatattatgctttccaattaattataatgcaTTTTCTTACCTGATGCTGCCCAACACTTAGCAGCCTTCAGAGGGAAAAACTGGAGGGGGTGCTGAATCTGCTTTCCAGAAGGCGGAGGATGTTGTGAGCAGCATGCTTGCAAAGGGTTTTATCTTAGGTAAAGATGCTGTCAACAAGGCGAAGTCTTTTGATGAGAAGCATCAATTAACTTCCACAGCAAGTGCTAAAGTTGCGtcatttgataaaaaaattggactgACTGAGAAGATATCTATTGGTACTTCCATAGTGAACGATAAAGTGCGTGAAGTAGATGAGAAACTCCATGTTTCTGAGAAAGCAAAATCAGCATTTGCTGCTGCCGAGCAAACAGTTAGTAATGCTGGATCCGCCATTATGAAGAACAGATATATCCTCACTGGTACGACATGGGTAACGGGTGCTTTTAGCAAAGTCACTAAGGCAGCCGGGGAAGTCGGCCAAAAGACAAAGGAAAAAGTTGGAATGGTTGAGGATGAgcagagaagaaaaatggtggATGACTTTGCTCAAGTTCATCTATCTGAGTCTCCTAAATCACCTGATTCTAGAGAACAGCATTCATCCAAGCCTGCTTCAGTACCTGGTTTAATTCTCTGATTTCTTTGCCTCAGTAAACATTTTCATGGTGCTCGGGTCCTGCAGTCCTTTATACTAATTCACCAAATCACTGGATGTGGTGAGTCtggaaaaatgcattttattaTGTGTTTAAGATGACTTTGTTCAGTGTCTTGTTTGTAGCTCTAGAAATATACATCAAGTCACAACTCAAATCCATAATAGATTGCTGGTCTTGAATCTTGAATTGACTCGAGTAATTAGCCTTCTCCCATGTAGTTACGATGGGCAATACACTCGGGCTCACTTGAAACATGTCATGATTGCTTATATTCCTTTTGGATTGATATCTCTGTGGCATTTTATCATCTTAATCTTGTCTCTTACTGCGAAGGTTCATTTTGGCTGAGGTGATGAGAACATTATTTGAAGCCGGTATTGACTTGAAGGTCCTTTAATGATCGATATGAAATACAGTGTTTATCATAAAATGTGGAAAAGAAAAGTGTGgaaatgaacaaattttaGTAGAATCGTCTCTCGAGAGGCCCCGCAACAGTTTATGCTCACAATTTCTTATGGGAGATTTTGTGTTCGAACCTAACTGTGTACGATTATCTATATTTCTATCTTATAGAAGTATGAAtagttttgaatattttaaatttcttaatttttgtgtaaCGTGATGTGAATAGTGGTTAGATCATTTAGGAACTATAAGACCCTTTGATCTTGTTTAGAATACAACCACCTTCTGATTTTATTAGATACCATGAAGGTCAAAACTGGAATATAGTCAAATTTTGAgggtttgttttttcttttggaattttaattatatagagcttataagatattttaagagaaattaggtaagttaatttatttttaaagatgttataagatttaaaatatcttattttaggatcttataaactcttttgaaaaaaaatcgtcaataattttaaaaaacatataaacttttaaacatcttataagatatttatatacttcgataaaaattctcaaaatttgtaaCACACAGCTCATTCCAAATATTAATGCATTACTTTTTCgctcttttatataaatgtcgaagaagaaaaattatgatatactTGAACACATTcgatattttgtttataatttaattttaaaaaaaaaaagaaatgcatcaaatattaaacataacacgatttgttaatttgatattatatttgtagtaaaaaagatatatttcaaattattcatcttgatttgaattgaacgtacatataattatttaacgtGGCACAATTTGATTGACTTGAATGCACGACAACACAGCATGATTTGATTGGCCAGAACATGGTCATCAATTTGATCACAAGATATATACTACTGTACCAACTAAATTAACTATTTACaccttgaaattaatttaaaaaatctttataattaagaattaatataacccttatcatcattttcattggtatatagttaatttaattacaaattcatttatatttattttccataatattaattttaatttgttttttaaatattgtttcatatttatggggccacataattaattaacaagttAATGACAAATGAGGCATTGTTACATTAATTGAGACGTAGAGAGGTGTGTGATGGACAGCTAATATcttcaaatataaatgcacaCACTCACTTTTCCACTCTATCTATAACCAAAAGAGTTAAGAGGTGGCGAATTCCAACCGCGGCACGAGGCGTGCTCTGTAACGGTCCTATTCCAGCTGTTTCCCATTCACAATACCCCACCacccaataataataataattaggattaattacatattaatcCCTTAATCTATACCATATTTATACAATCTAtccctaatttttaaataattacacatacccctaaaaatatcaacatcattacaAAACTAATTACAAAACTAATGTACCTCCTATTAGTCAAGAAAGTAACatatcaattcattaatttgagTAGAGCtcaatattcaaatttgtatttgaattcatttttattattagcttaatttaactcataaatataattcaaataattttaatatatttattatttttatactaatgGAATCGAACTCTAAGCTccaaagtttatttaaaagattttttatgTTCAAGTTTAACTTGTTGAGTTTACAAAGTCGagatcaaatgaatttttatcgatcaatttcaattaaatatgatttgtttaCCATCACATTCTTATCATAAACATTGACCCAAATTgattagcatttttttttatttaaatcagaCTCGATCGAactaaatcaattaatcttCCTGATCacaagataaatatataatagttattatataattagctTAGATTTTATCAAATTCCATCTGAATTAAACCCCTCCATATCCACgtcaccatatatatatattttgtataagaAATGTATGCAAACGAATATTACACGTGTAGATTGCTAATAGTTGaaattttccatcaatttcatcagaattttttttaacaaaaataacaattaaaaaagaaaagagcaaaTCCCACCGACGGAATTTTTCGCAAAAAATCTGTGGGGAAAAAAGGTGCGCTTATAATCACAGATTAAATACAGATGGAGTTGTGAAGAAATTAAGtaggaaaaaatttaaaagtattaatgaaagagagagagagagagtgagtgaGCAGAAAATGGGGCTAAAACCGGGGGATTTTGCGGTGGAGCCGGCGGTGTTTGGCCGCCGAGTTCTTCAAGCTCCGTAGCGCCAGCACGTCGCCTTTTCTTATCTCCATTATGCCCTTCAGTTCTGAAATATTGTCTTCTGATTCtggaaaaaggagaaaaaacaaaaccctAAAACTCTCTGGtttttttgatataataaaagtGTCTTCATTTGAGAGATGAAAGGGGGAAATTCCAAGGAAATTGAGTTGTTCACCTGCGCGATTGGGGAAAGTCTTCAAGGTATTGAACTCAGCTAAATCTGAACCCCACcacaaataaaccaaaaaaacgCAGAAACCAAATAGGCTTAAAACGTTGAAATTTTCATCGAGAAAAATCGTATAAAAAGTGAAGGAAAAAGGTACCATTGGGAGAAGGGTCGTGGGAGGAGAGGTAGAGAATGAGGAAGCAGAGGAGAGTGAGCATTGGGATGATGTGAATGTAGGTGTGGGGCGGCTTCAGtctcatcatcttcttcagcTCTTCCTCTTCTACTTTGCAGTAGTCTTCTCCATTAATGGTGGAGAGatgtgaagaagaagaagaagaagaagaagaagaagaggggaATTGCTTCTGGGTTTGCCGCTCATCTTGTACCAGCTTTGACGATGGTGAGCCCAGCGACTGCCTCTGCATgttcgagagagagagagagagagagagagagagagaggggtttGGTTTTTGATAgctgttgttgttgtttctCTTTCTCGTTGCTGTTATGAATTGACCACTGATTCACAACACTTGTTATTACTCACTCTTTGTTCACTCATTTACTCAAACCTCTACCCCTATTCCCTTTTTT
The window above is part of the Sesamum indicum cultivar Zhongzhi No. 13 linkage group LG2, S_indicum_v1.0, whole genome shotgun sequence genome. Proteins encoded here:
- the LOC105156000 gene encoding binding partner of ACD11 1 isoform X2; the encoded protein is MSIKTVKVSNLSLGASERDIKEFFSFSGDIEYVEMRSDTERCQLAFVTFKDAQGAETAVLLSGATIVDMTVDIALDPDYKLPPAASAPLLPSEGKTGGGAESAFQKAEDVVSSMLAKGFILGKDAVNKAKSFDEKHQLTSTASAKVASFDKKIGLTEKISIGTSIVNDKVREVDEKLHVSEKAKSAFAAAEQTVSNAGSAIMKNRYILTGTTWVTGAFSKVTKAAGEVGQKTKEKVGMVEDEQRRKMVDDFAQVHLSESPKSPDSREQHSSKPASVPGLIL
- the LOC105156000 gene encoding binding partner of ACD11 1 isoform X1, with translation MSIKTVKVSNLSLGASERDIKEFFSFSGDIEYVEMRSDTERCQLAFVTFKDAQGAETAVLLSGATIVDMTVDIALDPDYKLPPAASAPLLQPSEGKTGGGAESAFQKAEDVVSSMLAKGFILGKDAVNKAKSFDEKHQLTSTASAKVASFDKKIGLTEKISIGTSIVNDKVREVDEKLHVSEKAKSAFAAAEQTVSNAGSAIMKNRYILTGTTWVTGAFSKVTKAAGEVGQKTKEKVGMVEDEQRRKMVDDFAQVHLSESPKSPDSREQHSSKPASVPGLIL
- the LOC105156002 gene encoding uncharacterized protein LOC105156002, with translation MQRQSLGSPSSKLVQDERQTQKQFPSSSSSSSSSSSHLSTINGEDYCKVEEEELKKMMRLKPPHTYIHIIPMLTLLCFLILYLSSHDPSPNDLAEFNTLKTFPNRAESEDNISELKGIMEIRKGDVLALRSLKNSAAKHRRLHRKIPRF